A single region of the Syngnathus acus chromosome 6, fSynAcu1.2, whole genome shotgun sequence genome encodes:
- the LOC119124068 gene encoding uncharacterized protein LOC119124068, translated as MDCFGPFYVKEGRKELKRYGLLLTCLCSRAVHIELLDDMTTDAFINALRAFIALRGNVRQLRSDQGTNFVGARREFLEAVKEMDQESLKELGCEFVMNTPSASHMGGAWERHIRTIRSVLTSILDQSSRRLDSSSLRTYLYEVMAIINSRPLTTHLLNDPTGPQPLTPNHILTMKSSIVLSPPGKFVKEDLYLRKRWRRVQYLTEEFWSRWKKEYLLNLQQREKWNKTKRNAKINDIVIIKDENTPRNEWKLAKVTQVYPSEDGHVRKIQLLISDSELNDTGKRVNKQTYLERPIHKTVTLLEAE; from the coding sequence ATGGATTGTTTTGGTCCTTTCTACGtcaaggaaggaagaaaggagTTAAAGCGCTACGGTCTGCTACTCACCTGTTTGTGTTCTCGCGCCGTACACATAGAGCTACTTGATGACATGACTACTGACGCTTTTATCAATGCGCTCCGCGCATTCATCGCTCTACGAGGAAATGTTCGACAACTTCGATCAGACCAAGGTACGAACTTTGTGGGTGCGAGACGCGAGTTCCTTGAAGCTGTAAAAGAGATGGATCAAGAGAGCCTAAAAGAACTTGGCTGTGAGTTTGTGATGAACACTCCTTCTGCAAGCCACATGGGCGGCGCCTGGGAAAGGCACATCAGGACCATTAGGAGTGTGCTGACATCCATCCTGGATCAGTCTTCTCGAAGACTGGATAGCTCATCTTTGAGGACTTACCTGTACGAGGTAATGGCAATCATAAACAGCAGACCTCTAACTACTCACCTTCTCAATGATCCCACAGGGCCACAGCCTCTAACGCCTAATCACATTTTGACGATGAAATCCTCGATAGTCCTGTCTCCTCCTGGAAAGTTTGTGAAGGAAGACCTGTACTTACGGAAAAGATGGCGTAGAGTGCAATACTTAACTGAAGAATTCTGGTCCCGATGGAAGAAAGAGTACCTGTTGAATCTACAACAGAGAGAAAAATGGAACAAGACGAAGAGAAATGCAAAGATCAATGACATAGTGATTATAAAGGATGAAAATACACCAAGAAATGAATGGAAGCTGGCTAAGGTCACACAAGTGTACCCAAGTGAAGATGGTCATGTGAGGAAGATACAGTTATTGATCAGCGACTCAGAACTAAATGACACTGGAAAACGAGTCAACAAGCAAACCTACCTGGAGAGACCTATACATAAGACTGTGACCTTGCTTGAAGCAGAATGA